A region of the Candidatus Dadabacteria bacterium genome:
AGGCGGGTCAGGCGCACCCGGTTCACTTTTCCTGTAACCGAGATGTTCTCCGATGAAAGTGCCAGAATCGCGTCCTCGGCACCGTTCCTGAGTTCCTCAAGCTTAGGCCCGAGATCGAATGGAAGGCGCTTTGAGACGGCTTCGAGAAGCAGGGGCTCCGCTGCCTTTCCGGCCATTGAGAAAAGCACGTTTTGCGAATCGACGTCGAGTGCTGAGTTTTCCAGCGTTATGGTCTGCGTCTCGGCGTCCAGTTCCGGTTCGGCAACCACGTACAGGGTTCCCTTCGCTTCCGTGCCTGAGAGGATTTTGGCCTCCAAAGCCACCTCGGTTTCAAGCAGAAGATTTTCTCCATACGGGTGGATCCTTATTGCCTTTATGGCTATGGAGACGTTTTTGCCCAGAGACTTGCCGACTGCCTCTTCGGCAAGTGTCCGATCAAGCGTTTCGTAGTCGATTATGGCGGGCATAATGATTTCGAAGCCTCCCGGCTTTGGCTCCTCCGGGAGCAGGGTTCTCGGGAAGGGGCATTCTGGCTGCGTCTGCTCTGTCACGATGCGCGTCTTTACTTCAACTCCAATCGAGGTGCTGATGTCTTCGCGGCCGATGAGGATCTGGGTCGCGCGCGCGACTGCGGGCCTTGTTTCAAGCCAGAGATCCGAAGCCTTCTCCAAGCGGGGTTGAACCGCAAAGTCTCTTCCAGCCTTTTCTTGCCGCCTGTTCAAAAAAATCGCTTCTGGCCACGCTTTGGTTAAGCTGCGCGCGAAGCGCGTCGGCTGTGATTCGAACTCCGGGAAGTATATCTCCTCTTACGTCAAGGTTTCCAATGCGTTTTATCGGTATGTCGCCCTTTTGTATATCTATTTTTACCTCGGAGAGGTTCGGGGATACGCGCCAGTTGGTTTCGAGGGCCGGACTCGCGGTGAGGGAGACGCTTGCAAGCATGTCGCCGCTTGCGGCGAAGTCGATTTTCCTTGCCAGCTGAATGGCCCCCGTCGCGCGGGCCTCTCCGCTAAGCTCGGTCGCTATGTCTAGCGCTCCGCTTCGGCCCGACACCTGAATACGGGAACGGTTTAGATTCCAGCTGAGTTCGCTTTGGGCGAAGGGTCTTCGGAGGCTGTTTTTCCTTGAACCCGACTCCTGCTTCGGCGTCTTGCGCTCAAGCGCTTCCCCTACGGCAGCTATGGGAACGGAGA
Encoded here:
- a CDS encoding DUF4403 family protein, whose amino-acid sequence is MNRRQEKAGRDFAVQPRLEKASDLWLETRPAVARATQILIGREDISTSIGVEVKTRIVTEQTQPECPFPRTLLPEEPKPGGFEIIMPAIIDYETLDRTLAEEAVGKSLGKNVSIAIKAIRIHPYGENLLLETEVALEAKILSGTEAKGTLYVVAEPELDAETQTITLENSALDVDSQNVLFSMAGKAAEPLLLEAVSKRLPFDLGPKLEELRNGAEDAILALSSENISVTGKVNRVRLTRLDVGPEHLRLVLTAEGEVSARVQAIP
- a CDS encoding DUF4403 family protein, translated to VILAAGVSLSENVSRHDAERPAHKTPALEPLAEHLSRATIPVSVPIAAVGEALERKTPKQESGSRKNSLRRPFAQSELSWNLNRSRIQVSGRSGALDIATELSGEARATGAIQLARKIDFAASGDMLASVSLTASPALETNWRVSPNLSEVKIDIQKGDIPIKRIGNLDVRGDILPGVRITADALRAQLNQSVARSDFFEQAARKGWKRLCGSTPLGEGFGSLA